The window GAGTAGAGGAAAGCTAAAGGTTAGAAAAAATTTTCCCGGGAAGATAAACAATTTATCTCCCGGGATTTTTTTATGTTGTTGCCTAGCGCTCTTGGACATAATTGTAGTGTAGCCCTTTATGGGCGTAATTTTTACCCCGTTGTAATGGGGCTTACGGGGACAAGCCCCTACACTACCTCCATTGACGCGGAGCTGGCGCTCTGCTACTCCTTTATTACTTTCATTTTTTGCTTGACAAAATAACAAAGTTGGTATATAATCTTTGTCACAGTGGGGAAAAGTGGTGTAAGGTGGTGAAAAGGTGTTAATTGGACAATATCGCCATTCTTTAGATGGAAAAAACCGGCTGTTCATTCCTGCCAGGCTCCGTCAAAACGTAAGAAAGTTTATTATCACTTCTGGGTTGGAAGGTTGTCTATTTGTTTACACTCCCGAAAATTGGAGAAAAATTACAGAAAGGCTAAAAACTCTTCCTTTAACTAAAGCCGACGCCCGTAAGTTTTTACGCACTTTCCTTTCCGGAGCAAACGAATGTCCTGTGGATGACCAAGGAAGGATACTGATTCCTAAGACTCTATGTAATTACGCAAACATAAGAAAAGAGGTAATAGTGGTAGGAGTGTTAGATCGCATAGAGATTTGGTCAAAAAGCAACTGGGAACGTTACCAGAAGGAAGCCGAAAAGCAGTTTGTTGAGGTAGCTGAAAAATTGGTTGACCTTGGAATCTGACACCCTCTTTCAAACGCTCCGATGAATCGGAGCTACTCCTTAACGCAGGCTGAAGCCTGCGACTACCAAATTACACAGTGGAAAAATCAAGACATATTCCAGTCTTAGTTGATGAGGTGATAGATAACCTTAATTGTCTGAGAGGAGGAATCTACGTAGATTCTACTCTGGGCGAAGGTGGTCACGCTCAAAGGATACTGGAGGTAATCTTGCCAGGTGGACTCCTGATCGGAATCGATCAGGATGGAGAAGCGATAAGAAGAGCAAAGGAAAATCTTAAAAAATATAAAGAAAACTTGCTCACTTTTGAGAGAGCCTTTTCTGAAATTGGAACTATCCTGGAGTCATTGAGAATCAAAGAAGTTGATGGCATTCTATTTGACCTGGGTTTGTCGAGCTTGCAACTGCAAGACGCCACCAGGGGTTTTAGTTTTCAAAAGGACGGACCTTTAGATATGCGAATGTCAGAAAGCACGAGATTGACTGCGGGATATCTTTTGAACACTCTTTCTTTCGATGAACTTGTAGAGATTTTATATAAATATGGAGAGGAACGGTGGGCTAAACGAATTGTGAGGAGAGCGGTTGAATCCCGACGAAAGGGGCCTGTTGAGACTACTTTTCAGTTAGTAGAAATCATTAAGAGAGCAATCCCCCGTTCAGCCTGGCCCAGAAGGATTCACGTGGCTACCAGGACTTTCCAGGCGTTAAGAATAGCAGTAAATGATGAGTTAATGGTTTTGGAGAGGACACTTCCCCAGGCCGCAGGGTTTCTAAAAAAGGGTGGAAGGATTTGTGTTATTTCTTACCATTCTTTGGAGGATAGAATCGTCAAGAATTTCTTTCGGGAATATAGAAAACAGGGCTTGAAGGCAGTTTTTCCTAAACCAGTTACTCCCACAAGAGAAGAACTTCAAATAAATCCACGTTGCAGAAGCGCAAAATTGCGGGTAGGGGAAAAATAGGTCCCCCCTCACCCTAGCCCTCTTTCCAGAGGGGAGAGGGGAAAAGAGAGAGGAAGAAAGAATAATGGGGATAGAAAAGAGAAGACATCCTAAAAAATATTACTTTTTACTTTTTATTAGTGGGCTGTTGATTTTCCTATTCTATGTCTGGGAATGTGCAGAAGTAATCACGCTTAGTTATCAGATTAACGAATTAAAGAGAGAACTCAGGTTGTTGGAAAATAAAAATCGCGACATAAAAACAAAATTGCACCACTATACTAATCTCGCAAATATTGATAAGATTGCGCAAGAAGAGAAAGAGATGGTTTTTCCTCAGCATGAAAATATCCTTTTCCTAGAGGTAAATTTTAAACAAAATAGAACTTCAACAAATAAAGCTTTTTTTATTGCCCGGGAGGATTCAAAAGGTGCCTCGAAAAACTCGCATTATTAGTTCTATGTTGATAGTGATTTTTACTCTTATCGTATTGGAAATTAGATTGTATTATATCCAGATTGTTAGCCATCATCATTACCGGAAGATGGCGGATAAGCAATCTTTCTCGGTTAGACAAGCCAATTTCAAAAGGGGCACGATCTATGACCGTAATGGGAAGGAACTGGCAATAGAATTTGAAGTTAGTTCGGTTTATGCCATTCCTTCTTTTATTTCTAATCCGGAAGAGACAGCCAGAAAGTTAGCTCCTTTACTCCATATGAGCGAGAAGGCGATTCGCAAAAAACTGGAAACCTCCAATTCATTCGTCTGGTTAAGGCGCAAAATCGATACCAAAATTGCAGAAAAGATTAAAGGTTTGCATTTTAAAGGAATCAAGTTTATAAGCGAAGGCAAAAGGTTCTATCCAGAAAATGAGTTAGCTAGCCAGGTAATCGGTTTAGCCGGTCTAGATAATCAAGGTCTATCGGGAATTGAGAATTTCTTTGACAGAACCCTAAGAAGAAAAACTAAAAAGACTATAAGAAGAAAAGATGGTTTTGGTAGGGAAGTAATCGCTGCCGACACTGCTTATCGGTCAGAAGTAAGTGGATGCGGTGTAGTTACCACAATCGATAGAGTAATCCAATACATTGCGGAAGTAGAGTTGAGAAAGGCTTACAACGAGACTAAAGCCAAACTGGCCACAATCATTGTTCAAGATTCTAAAACCGGAGAGCTCTTAGCCTTAGCTAACTTTCCATCTTTTAATGGAAATAGCTTTTCTCCGGGGAAATACAAGTACTTAAAGAATCCTGCGATCTCCAATATCTTTGAGCCGGGGTCTACTTTTAAACCAATAGTAGCTGCAGCATTATTGGAAGAGAACCTCGTCACATTGGAAGATCGTTTTTATTGTGAGGAAGGAGTCTACTTATTCAACGGGCTTCCTATTCGAGACCACGAAGGTGAGGGCTGGCTTACTTTTATCCAGGTTCTTGAAAAATCGTCCAACATCGGAATGGCTAAAGCTGGGCAACTGTTAGGGAAAGATAAGTTATACCAGTATGTCAGAGATTTCGGGTTTGGTAACTTCACAGGAATTAGGTTGCCGGGGGAGACGCCGGGAATTTTGAAGAAGCCAAAAGATTGGTCAGAGATATCTCTCAGTCGCCTCTCTTTCGGGCAGGGCATAGGAATAACTGCCATCCAGCTTATTTCTGCATTTTCATGTTTAGCCAATGGAGGAGTGCTGATGGAGCCTATGATTGTTAAGAGAATCGTCGATCCCAGTGGGAAGGTAGTGAAAGAATTCCAGCCCTGCCCGGTTAGAGGGGTGATTTCCTATAAAACAGCGAAAACTTTAACTAATATTTTGTGCCGAATTGTAGAGAAGGGCACGGGGGAAAAAGCAAAAATTATGGGGTATAAGGTAGCTGGTAAGACGGGAACCGCTCAAAAATTTGACCCAGAAACTGGCAAGTATTCTGATACAAACTACATTGCTTCATTCATTGGTTATCTCCCAGCAGAGCAACCGAAGGTTACTATTTTAGTCATACTGGATGAGCCACAGGGATTTTACTGGGGAGGAAGCGTAGCTGCTCCGGTATTTGCACGAGTGGGATTGAGAATTATGCACCATTTGGGTATCCCGCCTGATTCCCAGGAAATGTTTAGGAATCCACCCCAGGAGGTGGCTTATATTGGTCCTCCGCTCTAACGGGGGATTTCAGACTTCCCTGTGCATTCCTCCCGAAAGGGAGGAATATTTTTACTTTTATAAGAGCTTATATACAGGTTATAAAAATGGTCCGGCTAAACGACCTATTACCACCGATAGGTGTTAAAGAAATACATGGCTCCACAGAACTTTCCGTAAAGGGGATAGCTTGCGATTCTCGCCAAGTTAAACCAGAGTACATCTTTGTGGCCATTTCTGGTTACACAGAGGATGGAAATTACTATATTCCCCAGGCTCTGGAAGCAGGCGCTTCAGTAGTTATTTCTTCTAAAAGAATAGAAAAATTAACAAGACCCTCCAGATGGGGAGGCTCTGCTACTCAAATTGTAGTGGAGAATCCCCGCAAAGCTTTAGCCAAGCTTGCCACCATATTCTATAATCATCCTTCCGATAAATTAAACATAATCGGGATAACTGGTACCAATGGGAAAACGACAGTCAGTTATCTCGCTGAAGCCATCTTCAAAGAGAATGGAGCAAAAGTAGGAGTCCTGGGTACGATTGCTTATCGATTGGGAGAGAAAATATTACCTGCCCCGATCACCACTCCCCAATCTTCCGACC is drawn from bacterium and contains these coding sequences:
- the mraZ gene encoding division/cell wall cluster transcriptional repressor MraZ, encoding MLIGQYRHSLDGKNRLFIPARLRQNVRKFIITSGLEGCLFVYTPENWRKITERLKTLPLTKADARKFLRTFLSGANECPVDDQGRILIPKTLCNYANIRKEVIVVGVLDRIEIWSKSNWERYQKEAEKQFVEVAEKLVDLGI
- a CDS encoding penicillin-binding transpeptidase domain-containing protein; the encoded protein is MPRKTRIISSMLIVIFTLIVLEIRLYYIQIVSHHHYRKMADKQSFSVRQANFKRGTIYDRNGKELAIEFEVSSVYAIPSFISNPEETARKLAPLLHMSEKAIRKKLETSNSFVWLRRKIDTKIAEKIKGLHFKGIKFISEGKRFYPENELASQVIGLAGLDNQGLSGIENFFDRTLRRKTKKTIRRKDGFGREVIAADTAYRSEVSGCGVVTTIDRVIQYIAEVELRKAYNETKAKLATIIVQDSKTGELLALANFPSFNGNSFSPGKYKYLKNPAISNIFEPGSTFKPIVAAALLEENLVTLEDRFYCEEGVYLFNGLPIRDHEGEGWLTFIQVLEKSSNIGMAKAGQLLGKDKLYQYVRDFGFGNFTGIRLPGETPGILKKPKDWSEISLSRLSFGQGIGITAIQLISAFSCLANGGVLMEPMIVKRIVDPSGKVVKEFQPCPVRGVISYKTAKTLTNILCRIVEKGTGEKAKIMGYKVAGKTGTAQKFDPETGKYSDTNYIASFIGYLPAEQPKVTILVILDEPQGFYWGGSVAAPVFARVGLRIMHHLGIPPDSQEMFRNPPQEVAYIGPPL
- the rsmH gene encoding 16S rRNA (cytosine(1402)-N(4))-methyltransferase RsmH codes for the protein MEKSRHIPVLVDEVIDNLNCLRGGIYVDSTLGEGGHAQRILEVILPGGLLIGIDQDGEAIRRAKENLKKYKENLLTFERAFSEIGTILESLRIKEVDGILFDLGLSSLQLQDATRGFSFQKDGPLDMRMSESTRLTAGYLLNTLSFDELVEILYKYGEERWAKRIVRRAVESRRKGPVETTFQLVEIIKRAIPRSAWPRRIHVATRTFQALRIAVNDELMVLERTLPQAAGFLKKGGRICVISYHSLEDRIVKNFFREYRKQGLKAVFPKPVTPTREELQINPRCRSAKLRVGEK